From Weissella confusa, a single genomic window includes:
- the nrdE gene encoding class 1b ribonucleoside-diphosphate reductase subunit alpha, which yields MSLATLDLDKVTYFDLNNELNIPKDNSIQLGKDKEALEAFLAENVRPNTLQFDSLRDRFDYLIEHDFVDQKMLDSYSFAFIERLYDYLKSQDFQFKSFMAAYKFYAQYAVKTNDGDYYVENYIDRVAMNALFYGAGNEELALNLADEMIHQRYQPATPSFLNAGRSRRGELVSCFILQTTDDMNAIGRVINSALQLSKIGGGVGINLSNLREAGAPIKGIANAASGVVPVMKLLEDSFSYSNQMGQRNGAGVAYLSVFHPDIMGFLATKKENADEKVRVKTLSLGVTVPDKFYDLIRSNADMFLFSPYDVEREYGEPFNYVDITAEYDNMVRNPRIKKTKIRARDLENEISKMQQESGYPYVINIDTVNAANPIHGKVVSSNLCSEILQVQKASEIGNDQQYYKMGSDVSCNLGSTNIVNMMETTDFERSVDTMVRALTFVSDNSNLDIVPSVQNGNRELHAVGLGAMGLHAFFAKNHMHYGDEEAIDFTNAYFLMLNYYTLLASNKIAKERGESFFEFEKSAYADGSYFNKYLMADWSPKTDKVKAIFEKHHFPTKHDWAMLKESIQKHGLYNAYRMAIAPTGSISYVNDSTASLHPIINKIEERQEKKIGKIYYPAPYLGTDTLPYYESAYNLDMRKVIDVYATAQQHIDQGMALTLFMRSTIPAGLYEWKNGRTEKMTTRDLNILRMYAYHKGIKSIYYVRTYTDDMEEFGVNECESCSI from the coding sequence ATGTCACTTGCTACTTTGGACCTAGATAAGGTCACCTACTTTGATTTAAATAATGAATTGAATATTCCCAAGGATAACAGCATCCAATTGGGAAAGGACAAGGAAGCTTTAGAAGCTTTCTTGGCAGAAAACGTTCGACCAAACACACTTCAATTCGATTCCCTTCGTGATCGCTTCGATTATTTAATCGAACATGATTTTGTGGATCAAAAGATGTTGGACAGTTATTCATTTGCGTTCATTGAACGTTTGTATGACTATCTAAAGAGTCAAGATTTTCAATTTAAGTCTTTCATGGCTGCGTACAAGTTTTATGCGCAATATGCTGTTAAGACTAACGATGGGGATTATTATGTCGAAAACTACATTGATCGTGTCGCTATGAACGCGTTGTTCTACGGTGCCGGTAATGAAGAATTGGCATTAAACTTGGCTGATGAAATGATTCACCAACGTTATCAGCCAGCCACGCCATCGTTCTTGAACGCGGGTCGTTCACGACGTGGTGAATTGGTGTCATGTTTTATTTTGCAAACGACTGATGATATGAATGCAATTGGTCGTGTGATTAACTCAGCATTGCAGTTGTCAAAGATTGGTGGTGGAGTTGGTATTAACCTATCAAACTTGCGTGAAGCAGGTGCACCAATTAAGGGGATTGCGAATGCCGCTTCAGGTGTTGTGCCGGTGATGAAGTTGTTGGAAGATTCATTCTCATACTCAAACCAAATGGGACAACGAAATGGGGCTGGTGTGGCTTATTTGTCAGTCTTCCACCCAGACATTATGGGCTTCTTGGCGACCAAGAAGGAAAACGCGGATGAAAAGGTTCGTGTGAAGACGTTGTCACTTGGTGTAACCGTACCAGATAAGTTCTACGACTTGATTCGTTCGAACGCTGATATGTTCTTGTTCTCACCTTATGATGTTGAACGTGAATATGGTGAGCCATTTAACTACGTTGATATCACGGCCGAGTATGACAACATGGTTCGTAATCCACGTATCAAGAAGACTAAGATTCGTGCACGTGACTTGGAAAACGAAATTTCAAAGATGCAACAAGAATCAGGTTATCCATACGTGATTAACATTGATACGGTAAATGCAGCTAATCCAATTCACGGTAAGGTTGTGTCATCAAATCTTTGCTCAGAGATTTTGCAAGTGCAAAAAGCTTCTGAAATTGGTAATGATCAACAATACTACAAGATGGGGTCAGATGTTTCATGTAACTTGGGGTCAACTAACATCGTAAATATGATGGAAACGACTGACTTTGAACGTTCAGTGGACACGATGGTCCGTGCGTTGACGTTCGTTTCTGACAACTCTAACTTGGATATTGTCCCTTCAGTGCAAAATGGAAATCGTGAATTGCATGCTGTTGGCTTGGGTGCGATGGGGTTGCACGCATTCTTTGCTAAGAACCACATGCACTATGGGGATGAAGAAGCGATTGACTTTACCAACGCCTACTTCTTGATGTTGAATTACTACACATTGCTAGCTTCAAATAAGATTGCTAAAGAACGCGGTGAATCATTCTTTGAGTTTGAAAAGTCAGCTTATGCCGATGGCTCATACTTCAATAAGTATCTGATGGCTGATTGGTCGCCAAAGACTGATAAGGTTAAGGCAATTTTTGAGAAGCACCATTTCCCAACTAAGCACGATTGGGCAATGCTCAAGGAATCAATCCAAAAGCACGGCTTGTACAATGCTTATCGTATGGCGATTGCGCCAACGGGATCAATTTCATACGTTAATGATTCAACGGCATCTTTGCACCCAATCATTAACAAGATTGAGGAACGTCAAGAAAAGAAGATTGGTAAGATTTACTACCCAGCACCATACTTGGGTACGGATACATTGCCATACTACGAATCAGCGTATAACTTGGATATGCGTAAGGTGATTGATGTTTATGCCACGGCACAACAACACATTGATCAAGGAATGGCTTTAACGTTGTTTATGCGTTCAACAATTCCAGCTGGCTTGTATGAATGGAAGAATGGGCGTACTGAAAAGATGACGACCCGTGATTTGAACATCTTGCGTATGTATGCTTATCACAAGGGCATCAAGTCAATTTACTACGTTCGAACTTATACCGATGACATGGAAGAGTTTGGCGTGAATGAGTGTGAAAGCTGCTCAATCTGA
- the nrdH gene encoding glutaredoxin-like protein NrdH has protein sequence MQNVTVYTKNNCVQCMMTKKTLAQYGVSYVEKNVEEDEAALTFLKDQGYQAVPVVFTNDAEPIKGFRPDLLAQLAKAM, from the coding sequence ATGCAAAACGTTACTGTATATACGAAGAACAACTGTGTGCAATGCATGATGACAAAGAAGACGTTGGCACAATATGGGGTTAGCTACGTTGAAAAGAATGTTGAAGAAGATGAAGCAGCATTGACTTTCTTGAAGGATCAAGGTTACCAAGCTGTACCAGTTGTGTTCACAAACGATGCTGAGCCGATTAAGGGCTTCCGACCTGACTTGTTGGCACAACTTGCCAAAGCAATGTAA
- the nrdI gene encoding class Ib ribonucleoside-diphosphate reductase assembly flavoprotein NrdI — MKVRLLYISISGNTRSFVKNLVTYAHEQGELEFEPVEISDGSADTDEVAPYFALVPTYLDGGNGIDNGVHEIMTNALYDQIEAGDNAQQLLGIVGSGNKNFNAQYILTARRYAQAFNAPVIANYELRGTPRDVERVYKAMHQRLVEAGY, encoded by the coding sequence ATGAAAGTTCGTCTTTTGTATATATCAATTTCCGGAAATACGCGGTCATTCGTTAAAAACCTTGTGACTTACGCTCATGAACAAGGTGAACTTGAGTTTGAACCCGTAGAAATTTCGGACGGCAGCGCTGATACCGATGAAGTCGCACCTTATTTTGCTTTGGTCCCAACGTACCTAGATGGTGGTAATGGGATTGACAACGGCGTACATGAAATTATGACTAACGCCTTGTACGACCAAATCGAGGCCGGCGATAACGCGCAGCAATTATTAGGCATCGTCGGATCTGGTAATAAGAATTTCAACGCACAGTACATTCTCACTGCGCGCCGTTACGCACAAGCGTTTAATGCACCAGTCATCGCTAACTACGAGCTACGTGGCACACCACGTGATGTAGAACGCGTTTACAAAGCTATGCATCAACGTCTAGTTGAGGCTGGGTACTAA
- a CDS encoding LysM domain-containing protein — translation MNKKMITALTVAGLATFAMAENASADTYTVQSGDTLSQIAANHNTTVDTLVANNNIADANVIFVGQQVEIDGVASNASYDATQADVAAVVASQAPVTQEVSYTAPVTTVDYTAQSEAPVAQEVSYTAPAATTTNTTTAAASGSTYDQFIAAGGTDALWTAIVMPESGGNPDASNGQYKGLGQTNQSWGTGSVSDQTAGMLNYATSRYGSVDSAIAFRAANGWW, via the coding sequence ATGAATAAGAAGATGATTACTGCATTGACTGTTGCTGGTTTGGCTACGTTCGCTATGGCCGAAAACGCATCTGCAGATACGTACACGGTACAATCAGGTGACACGTTGTCACAAATTGCAGCTAACCACAACACGACGGTTGACACTTTGGTTGCCAACAACAACATTGCTGACGCTAACGTAATTTTCGTTGGTCAACAAGTTGAAATTGACGGTGTTGCTTCAAACGCTTCATACGACGCAACGCAAGCTGATGTTGCTGCCGTTGTTGCTTCACAAGCACCTGTTACGCAAGAAGTGTCATACACGGCACCTGTAACGACTGTTGATTACACAGCACAATCAGAAGCACCAGTTGCACAAGAAGTATCATACACGGCACCTGCCGCAACGACTACGAATACAACGACTGCTGCCGCTTCAGGTTCAACTTATGATCAATTTATCGCTGCTGGTGGTACTGATGCTTTGTGGACGGCTATCGTTATGCCTGAATCAGGTGGAAACCCAGATGCATCAAACGGTCAATACAAGGGATTGGGTCAAACGAACCAATCATGGGGAACGGGTAGCGTTTCTGACCAAACTGCAGGTATGTTGAACTACGCAACGTCACGTTACGGTTCAGTTGATTCAGCAATTGCCTTCCGTGCAGCTAACGGTTGGTGGTAA
- a CDS encoding cysteine desulfurase codes for MAFETTVKVAGDSVTYHFNPQLKKYALGDTGFVTNNAGAYVMQRSLEPAKGLANAIKLKVVVNKDLTGMKIKTVNPNGAATVNIFARKDNEEMVELYHFYLNELVDREILTVD; via the coding sequence ATGGCATTTGAAACAACAGTAAAAGTAGCTGGGGATTCAGTAACTTACCACTTTAACCCGCAATTGAAGAAGTATGCATTGGGTGACACGGGCTTCGTGACTAACAACGCTGGTGCGTACGTCATGCAACGCTCACTTGAGCCGGCTAAGGGACTTGCTAATGCAATCAAGCTCAAAGTCGTTGTGAACAAGGACTTGACGGGGATGAAAATCAAGACAGTTAACCCAAATGGGGCAGCAACTGTTAACATTTTCGCCCGCAAAGATAACGAAGAGATGGTCGAGTTGTACCATTTCTACTTGAATGAACTAGTTGATCGTGAGATTTTGACGGTCGACTAG
- a CDS encoding alpha/beta hydrolase: MAKKKYKNNIRHAYVSGDPDLAPLLLLHGTGGDETDLLEIAEFMAPENPKISIRGRVSENGMNRYFERYEEGEFNLESLHAETDWLVDAVHELSKRYELHEESMIMMGFSNGANVGAHAMMAREDTPWKTALLFHAMSVERLGDDIQDLTDSRVFATFGEFDPIISETNFDMLTEDLRKGGALLSTFATKTSHTMSQPEMQAAKLWLDANDLLDVDDEPEWPASLMYGADEHDHDHGHDHGHDHGHDHHHEEDDHEWHYPDGQPADDEDVVEKLPED, from the coding sequence ATGGCCAAGAAAAAGTATAAGAACAACATTCGACACGCCTATGTATCAGGTGATCCTGATTTAGCACCATTGCTATTGCTACACGGTACTGGTGGAGATGAAACGGATTTGCTTGAAATTGCCGAATTTATGGCACCTGAAAACCCAAAGATTTCTATTCGTGGTCGTGTTAGTGAAAACGGCATGAATCGTTATTTTGAACGCTACGAAGAAGGTGAGTTCAATCTAGAGTCACTTCACGCAGAAACGGATTGGTTGGTTGATGCGGTTCATGAGCTTTCTAAGCGCTACGAATTGCACGAAGAATCAATGATTATGATGGGATTCTCAAACGGGGCGAACGTCGGGGCACACGCCATGATGGCCCGCGAAGATACACCATGGAAGACGGCGTTGCTGTTCCACGCGATGTCAGTTGAACGCTTGGGTGATGATATTCAAGATTTGACGGATTCACGTGTGTTTGCAACGTTCGGTGAGTTTGACCCAATCATTTCTGAGACAAACTTTGATATGTTGACTGAAGACTTGCGTAAGGGTGGGGCATTGTTGTCTACGTTTGCGACGAAGACGTCACACACAATGTCACAACCTGAAATGCAAGCTGCAAAGCTTTGGTTGGATGCCAACGACTTGTTGGACGTGGATGACGAGCCTGAATGGCCAGCATCATTGATGTACGGCGCGGACGAACATGATCACGATCACGGACACGATCATGGTCATGACCATGGACACGACCACCACCACGAAGAGGATGACCACGAGTGGCACTACCCAGATGGTCAACCTGCCGATGATGAAGATGTAGTGGAAAAGTTGCCCGAAGACTAG
- a CDS encoding VOC family protein, which produces MTIRGIHHLTTITSDSPKIFDFFSGVMGLHLIKKTVNQDDVRTYHLYFTDDMGSAGTVLTFFDFPGINKAIHGTDEITRTAFRIPSDASFDYWIKRFDEYGVKHEAETHEEFGVKYLDFEDFDGQLYALESNEKNTGTWAEGTPWQYSSVEPEHAILGLGAQLLTINNENAMHMVLTSVLGAKEVARDGDDVLYEFDNAVFGGQVHTRLVRLLPRGLQGYGNAHHFALAVDDETALNFWINRLRQLGFQDSGFVDRFYFKSEYFRPTPGILFEIATNGPGFLQDETYEEAGHHLELPPFLENMRDEIEAGLIPFNSAEDDLPSPEVFKKNVSDNAEN; this is translated from the coding sequence ATGACTATCCGTGGAATTCACCACTTGACGACGATTACGTCAGATTCACCAAAGATTTTTGATTTCTTCTCAGGTGTTATGGGTCTTCACTTGATCAAGAAGACTGTTAACCAAGACGACGTACGTACGTACCACTTGTACTTTACTGATGACATGGGATCAGCTGGAACGGTTTTGACGTTCTTCGACTTCCCAGGCATCAACAAGGCCATCCACGGTACTGACGAAATTACGCGTACGGCTTTCCGTATCCCATCAGACGCATCATTCGATTACTGGATTAAGCGTTTTGACGAATACGGTGTTAAGCACGAGGCTGAAACTCACGAAGAGTTCGGTGTTAAGTACTTGGACTTCGAAGACTTCGACGGACAATTGTACGCCTTGGAGTCAAACGAGAAGAACACGGGTACTTGGGCTGAAGGTACGCCATGGCAATACTCATCAGTTGAGCCAGAGCACGCTATCCTAGGTTTGGGTGCACAATTGTTGACGATCAACAACGAGAACGCAATGCACATGGTTTTGACATCTGTATTGGGTGCTAAGGAAGTTGCTCGCGACGGCGATGACGTTTTGTACGAATTCGACAACGCTGTTTTCGGTGGTCAAGTTCACACGCGTTTGGTACGTTTGTTGCCACGTGGTTTGCAAGGTTACGGAAATGCGCACCACTTCGCCTTGGCAGTTGATGATGAAACGGCTTTGAACTTCTGGATCAACCGTTTGCGTCAATTGGGATTCCAAGACTCAGGCTTCGTGGATCGATTCTACTTCAAGTCAGAGTACTTCCGTCCAACACCAGGAATCTTGTTCGAAATCGCTACGAACGGACCAGGATTCTTGCAAGACGAGACGTACGAAGAGGCTGGACACCACTTGGAGTTGCCACCATTCTTGGAGAACATGCGTGATGAAATCGAAGCTGGTTTGATTCCATTTAACTCAGCTGAAGATGATTTGCCATCACCAGAAGTGTTCAAGAAGAACGTTTCTGATAATGCAGAAAACTAA
- a CDS encoding 5'-methylthioadenosine/adenosylhomocysteine nucleosidase codes for MRYGIINAMAEEKAALVAAMTDEKQSTIAGKLFHHGKIGNVDVVVVESGIGKVASALTTTLLITNFAVDAVINSGSAGALGADLRIGDVVVASELAYSDADARAFGYDYGQVPQQPARFVTDATLSAGLAEAYGDVTDARLVRGLIVTSDSFISGDEQKQNILTHFPEAQSAEMEGASIAQVAHYFDVPFAVVRAISDNANGEAGPTFDEFIIEAGKQSAQVLIDFFNKQ; via the coding sequence ATGCGTTACGGTATTATTAATGCAATGGCCGAAGAAAAGGCAGCCCTAGTGGCAGCGATGACTGATGAGAAGCAATCAACTATCGCTGGTAAGTTGTTCCACCACGGTAAGATTGGCAACGTTGATGTCGTTGTTGTGGAGTCTGGTATTGGTAAGGTTGCATCAGCTTTGACGACGACTTTGTTGATTACCAACTTTGCAGTTGATGCAGTGATTAACTCAGGTTCTGCTGGTGCTTTGGGTGCGGATTTGCGTATCGGTGACGTTGTCGTTGCTAGCGAATTGGCATACTCAGATGCAGACGCACGTGCCTTTGGTTACGATTATGGTCAAGTACCACAACAACCAGCTCGTTTTGTAACTGACGCAACGCTTTCAGCTGGTTTGGCTGAAGCTTATGGGGATGTCACAGACGCACGTTTGGTTCGTGGTTTGATTGTGACGAGCGATTCATTTATTTCAGGTGATGAGCAAAAGCAAAACATCTTGACGCACTTCCCAGAAGCCCAATCAGCTGAAATGGAAGGTGCATCAATTGCTCAAGTTGCGCACTACTTCGATGTACCATTTGCTGTTGTCCGTGCTATTTCAGATAACGCTAATGGTGAAGCTGGTCCAACGTTTGATGAGTTTATCATCGAAGCGGGTAAGCAATCAGCACAAGTGTTGATCGACTTCTTTAACAAGCAATAA
- a CDS encoding NUDIX hydrolase, protein MADEFEAKFREEVISEEEVYNGHIIRVVNQTVTLPDGRESKREVVHHSGAIAVLALTDDDKMILERQWRAPVQKVTTEVPAGKVDGRDHNPLDTVNRELNEETRLTAGKIEKIAGFYTSIGFADEFMTLYLATDLKPVTDELPQDDDEQIDLLYVDFDEATRLFEAGELDDGKTAMAYLYWKTLRLAGRA, encoded by the coding sequence ATGGCGGATGAATTTGAAGCAAAGTTTCGTGAAGAAGTCATTTCAGAAGAAGAAGTATACAATGGTCACATTATTCGGGTAGTTAATCAAACGGTTACGTTACCTGATGGCCGTGAGTCAAAGCGTGAGGTGGTGCATCACAGTGGTGCTATTGCTGTGCTTGCCTTAACGGATGACGATAAGATGATTTTGGAGCGTCAATGGCGTGCACCAGTTCAAAAGGTAACGACGGAAGTGCCAGCTGGTAAGGTGGATGGTCGTGATCATAATCCATTGGATACGGTTAATCGTGAGTTAAATGAGGAGACTCGTTTGACGGCTGGTAAAATTGAAAAGATTGCCGGTTTCTACACGTCAATTGGCTTTGCGGATGAATTCATGACGTTGTATTTAGCAACTGATTTAAAGCCAGTGACTGATGAATTGCCACAAGATGATGACGAGCAAATCGATTTGCTTTATGTTGATTTTGATGAAGCAACGCGATTGTTTGAAGCTGGTGAATTAGACGATGGTAAGACAGCGATGGCGTATCTTTACTGGAAGACGCTTCGTTTGGCAGGTAGGGCATAA
- a CDS encoding cold-shock protein: protein MDGYVKTWNADKGFGFIELKGEDDVFVHFSAIETPHVRDLEVGEPVKLVVVQGVRGPQAAAVEVWSSEEN, encoded by the coding sequence ATTGATGGATACGTTAAGACTTGGAATGCCGACAAAGGATTTGGTTTTATTGAGTTGAAGGGTGAAGACGACGTGTTCGTTCACTTCTCAGCGATTGAAACACCTCATGTTCGTGACTTGGAAGTCGGCGAACCAGTAAAGTTGGTTGTTGTACAAGGCGTACGTGGCCCACAAGCAGCAGCAGTTGAAGTTTGGAGCTCTGAGGAGAACTAA
- a CDS encoding DUF3397 family protein, with protein sequence MLTTLNWPLTVALAFATWIGLILFHRLFRRLTWPKWMRPIDLATLVAWWAIEVISFQVWHLSLLPPVLFMFVLWGIGLALYQGFVRQTFTMKSFWMMWWRIVGLGSFVALIGLTVFAFILTK encoded by the coding sequence ATGCTTACAACGCTAAACTGGCCATTAACGGTTGCCTTAGCATTTGCGACATGGATTGGCTTAATTTTGTTTCACCGCTTGTTTCGCCGTTTGACCTGGCCAAAGTGGATGCGTCCCATTGATTTAGCGACATTGGTTGCTTGGTGGGCGATTGAAGTGATTAGTTTCCAAGTATGGCATTTATCTTTGTTACCACCAGTTTTGTTTATGTTTGTTTTGTGGGGCATTGGCTTGGCTTTGTACCAAGGATTTGTTCGTCAAACATTTACGATGAAGTCTTTTTGGATGATGTGGTGGCGCATTGTTGGTTTAGGTAGTTTTGTAGCGTTGATTGGCTTGACCGTCTTCGCGTTCATTTTAACGAAATAG
- a CDS encoding DUF4044 domain-containing protein, with protein sequence MAKKKQKSTMQKVIQGFVILMLILSVLGVFITLFQVMMG encoded by the coding sequence ATGGCAAAGAAGAAGCAAAAGTCTACTATGCAAAAAGTCATCCAAGGATTTGTCATTTTGATGTTGATCTTGTCAGTTCTTGGTGTCTTCATCACATTGTTCCAAGTGATGATGGGTTAA
- a CDS encoding ATP-grasp domain-containing protein, protein MSLEFLPGSTIGILGDGVTSRTLAQSAHNMGYNVAAYSTKPDAPVLAEADYRFVEQGNQQTEFDSFMALSSMVTYTSSWLPANMITELQSARLPQGTELLELTDDHALGRAFSEAQSFNILPYATVSSLDEVAHAAAELGYPVVVKPIFKHKHHDDTVILRGDWDLGLVAPMIDGGTLIVETWLDDAQEFAMTAVRGVNGDIKTYPLRQTMVAQQHLRRAWTVGDIADDLMTVMLGVTERVGDVLQYIGAYNVAFFYSATGNLYVRDIAAGIPPTATLYDATTNVSVAEQHLRAITGQALTDVFMSQAAVYMPFTTDQIDALSRHWGIQSNWKFAFYQNDMMLPQAGHVLACGSSANQLFNQLHVAGVWEFEE, encoded by the coding sequence ATGAGCCTTGAATTTTTACCAGGATCGACAATCGGTATCCTTGGCGACGGCGTAACAAGCCGTACTTTGGCCCAAAGTGCCCATAACATGGGATATAACGTGGCTGCGTACAGCACGAAGCCAGATGCACCAGTGTTGGCTGAAGCAGATTATCGATTTGTTGAACAAGGAAATCAGCAGACAGAATTTGACAGTTTTATGGCATTGTCATCGATGGTGACGTATACGTCTTCGTGGTTACCAGCCAATATGATTACTGAATTGCAATCAGCTCGTTTGCCACAAGGCACGGAATTGCTGGAATTAACAGATGACCATGCATTGGGACGCGCCTTTTCTGAAGCGCAATCATTCAACATCTTGCCATATGCAACGGTTAGTTCTTTGGATGAAGTTGCGCACGCGGCAGCTGAACTTGGTTATCCAGTTGTGGTCAAGCCAATTTTCAAGCACAAGCATCATGATGATACGGTCATCCTTCGTGGCGACTGGGACTTGGGGCTTGTTGCACCAATGATTGACGGTGGTACCTTGATTGTTGAAACGTGGCTTGATGATGCGCAAGAGTTTGCGATGACGGCAGTACGCGGGGTTAATGGTGACATTAAGACTTACCCATTGCGTCAAACAATGGTTGCCCAGCAACATTTGCGTCGCGCCTGGACAGTTGGTGATATTGCTGACGACTTGATGACGGTCATGCTGGGTGTGACGGAACGTGTTGGGGATGTCTTGCAGTATATCGGGGCATACAATGTGGCATTTTTCTACAGCGCAACGGGTAACTTGTATGTCCGTGATATCGCTGCTGGAATCCCGCCAACAGCGACTTTGTATGATGCAACGACTAATGTTTCAGTGGCTGAACAACATCTACGTGCCATTACGGGGCAAGCGTTGACCGACGTCTTCATGTCGCAAGCGGCGGTTTATATGCCATTCACGACTGATCAAATCGATGCCTTGAGTCGTCACTGGGGCATTCAATCAAATTGGAAGTTTGCCTTCTACCAAAACGATATGATGTTGCCACAGGCTGGCCACGTTTTGGCGTGTGGTTCATCAGCGAACCAATTGTTTAATCAATTGCACGTCGCAGGTGTTTGGGAATTTGAAGAATAA
- a CDS encoding glycoside hydrolase family 73 protein, producing the protein MARKKKQQWRKKLLQIHPSHFFVKKGRLQRGRVILVIALVGGLALWQTDIQHQRVEATTPVSELPLNELTHEQFIARLAPEAQSLQAQYGVKASISIAQAALESDWGRSELAAKYNNFFGVKASAGMPSVTLSTKEFVNDEWVTVNAAFRTYADWRSSMTDHALLLVNGTSDNPQRYQAVLQATDYQTAAYALVSGGYATDPGYAEKIIRMIETYNLNQYDVN; encoded by the coding sequence ATGGCTAGGAAGAAAAAACAACAGTGGCGTAAGAAACTGCTTCAGATTCACCCATCACATTTCTTCGTGAAAAAAGGGCGCCTGCAACGGGGCCGTGTTATTTTAGTGATCGCCCTTGTCGGTGGCCTGGCATTGTGGCAAACTGATATACAACATCAGCGTGTCGAAGCAACGACACCGGTCAGTGAGTTACCCCTTAATGAACTAACACATGAACAGTTTATTGCCCGATTAGCCCCAGAGGCACAAAGTTTGCAAGCGCAATATGGTGTGAAGGCATCAATCAGTATTGCCCAAGCTGCGTTAGAATCAGATTGGGGCCGCTCAGAATTAGCAGCGAAATATAATAATTTTTTTGGTGTAAAAGCCTCAGCAGGCATGCCAAGTGTTACACTATCTACTAAAGAGTTTGTTAACGATGAATGGGTGACGGTTAACGCCGCATTTCGAACGTATGCTGATTGGCGTAGTTCGATGACGGACCACGCGTTGCTGTTAGTAAACGGTACGTCTGATAATCCACAACGCTATCAGGCAGTTCTGCAGGCGACCGACTATCAGACAGCTGCGTATGCGCTGGTTAGCGGGGGATATGCAACTGATCCCGGGTATGCTGAAAAAATCATTCGCATGATTGAAACTTATAACTTGAACCAATATGATGTAAATTAG